A single genomic interval of Agarivorans aestuarii harbors:
- a CDS encoding outer membrane beta-barrel protein: protein MNKKTILSALIISSVSVGAHAANADVDWFVGGGVGYQADNIKGEYTGGDDDATFQLRGGAIINENHRVMGTYAYMDELSQNTFLASYDYIHPVSEKFSVFAGASIGAADSEINNQSSTEFVWGGQAGVMYRINSNWSAELAYRYLDQDYQLHGVKINDTQQVYMSVDYRF from the coding sequence ATGAATAAAAAGACTATATTGAGCGCACTAATTATTTCTTCAGTTTCTGTAGGCGCTCACGCAGCTAACGCAGATGTAGATTGGTTTGTTGGTGGTGGTGTTGGTTATCAAGCTGACAATATCAAAGGTGAATATACTGGCGGAGATGATGACGCAACTTTTCAATTGCGTGGTGGTGCCATCATCAACGAAAATCACCGTGTGATGGGCACTTATGCTTACATGGATGAACTAAGTCAAAATACCTTTTTAGCATCTTACGATTACATCCATCCAGTTAGTGAGAAATTTAGTGTATTTGCTGGTGCTTCTATTGGTGCGGCAGACAGCGAAATTAATAATCAAAGCTCCACAGAATTTGTATGGGGCGGACAAGCTGGTGTGATGTATCGCATCAATAGTAACTGGAGTGCAGAACTTGCTTACCGTTACTTAGACCAAGATTATCAATTGCACGGAGTTAAAATAAACGATACGCAGCAAGTTTATATGTCGGTAGATTACCGTTTCTAA